A DNA window from Andrena cerasifolii isolate SP2316 chromosome 16, iyAndCera1_principal, whole genome shotgun sequence contains the following coding sequences:
- the Phr6-4 gene encoding (6-4)-photolyase isoform X1 has protein sequence MTGSRNSEMHPDAGIRGNGGKHTVHWFRKGLRLHDNPSLREGLAGASTFRCVFVLDPWFAGSTNVGINKWRFLLQCLEDLDCSLRKLNSRLFVIRGQPADALPKLFKEWGTTNLTFEEDPEPFGRVRDHNISALCKELGISVVQRVSHTLYKLDEIIEKNGGKPPLTYHQFQNVVASLDAPELPEETVTSACVGSAYTPLKEDHDDHYGVPTLEELGFDTEGLLPPVWVGGESEALARLLRHLERKAWVASFGRPKMTPQSLLPSQTGLSPYLRFGCLSTRLFYYQLTDLYKKIKKTDPPLSLHGQLLWREFFYCAATKNPNFDRMQGNPICVQIPWDKNVEALAKWANGQTGFPWIDAIMTQLREEGWIHHLARHAVACFLTRGDLWISWEEGMKVFDELLLDADWSVNAGMWMWLSCSSFFQQFFHCYCPVRFGRKADPNGDYIRRYLPVLKSFPTRYIHEPWNAPLSVQRAAKCIIGKDYSLPMVNHSKSSRINIERMKQVYQQLNKYRGNGASLKGETVGLLNALPPPPLKEAKEEQKEKKQPSPPPVGQPKMEALNKTTQQHPRQHQRQ, from the exons ATGACGGGTAGCCGGAACAGCGAAATGCACCCGGACGCGGGCATACGCGGGAATGGCGGGAAGCACACGGTTCATTGGTTTCGCAAAGGTCTTCGGTTGCACGACAACCCGTCGCTGAGGGAGGGTCTTGCCGGGGCCTCCACGTTCCGGTGCGTGTTCGTCTTGGACCCGTGGTTCGCCGGAAGCACCAACGTCGGCATTAACAAGTGGAG GTTCCTGCTGCAATGCTTGGAGGACCTCGACTGCTCCCTGAGGAAATTGAATTCCAGACTGTTCGTGATACGGGGACAGCCGGCGGACGCTCTACCGAAATTGTTCAAGGAATGGGGCACGACCAACCTCACGTTCGAAGAGGATCCGGAGCCGTTCGGCCGCGTCCGGGACCATAACATCTCGGCACTTTGTAAGGAGCTTGGTATCTCGGTGGTCCAAAGGGTCTCCCATACTCTCTACAAGTTGGACGA GATCATCGAGAAGAACGGCGGGAAGCCACCGTTGACGTACCATCAGTTTCAGAATGTCGTCGCCAGCTTGGACGCTCCGGAGCTACCGGAGGAGACGGTCACGTCCGCCTGCGTCGGCTCGGCTTACACCCCTTTGAAGGAAGACCACGACGATCATTACGGCGTCCCGACGCTCGAGGAACTTG GCTTCGACACGGAGGGGCTTCTGCCGCCGGTCTGGGTCGGGGGCGAGAGCGAAGCGTTGGCTCGTCTGTTGCGGCACCTCGAGAGGAAGGCGTGGGTGGCTAGTTTCGGCAGGCCGAAGATGACCCCGCAGTCATTGTTACCCAGCCAAACTGGTCTCTCGCCCTACCTCCGATTCGGGTGCTTGAGCACCAGGCTGTTTTATTACCAGCTCACCGATCTCTACAAGAAG ATCAAGAAGACCGATCCGCCGCTTTCGCTGCACGGGCAGCTACTCTGGCGCGAGTTCTTCTATTGCGCGGCCACGAAGAATCCGAATTTCGATCGGATGCAGGGCAACCCGATCTGCGTGCAGATCCCCTGGGATAAAAACGTCGAGGCGCTCGCCAAGTGGGCAAAC GGCCAAACAGGATTCCCGTGGATCGATGCGATCATGACTCAGCTGCGGGAAGAAGGTTGGATCCATCACTTGGCTAGACACGCTGTCGCTTGCTTCTTAACCAGAGGCGACCTTTGGATCTCCTGGGAAGAGGGAATGAAG GTGTTCGACGAACTCCTATTGGACGCCGACTGGTCGGTGAACGCAGGGATGTGGATGTGGTTATCGTGCAGCTCATTTTTTCAGCAATTCTTCCACTGTTACTGCCCGGTGAGATTCGGCAGGAAGGCCGACCCGAATGGCGACTACATCAG ACGTTACTTGCCGGTTTTGAAAAGCTTTCCCACGAGGTACATCCACGAGCCGTGGAACGCGCCGCTCAGCGTGCAACGGGCCGCCAAGTGTATCATCGGCAAAGACTACTCGTTGCCGATGGTGAATCACAGCAAGAGCTCCAGGATCAACATCGAGAGAATGAAGCAGGTCTATCAGCAGTTGAACAAGTATCGTGGAAACG GAGCCTCCCTTAAAGGAGAGACAGTTG GTTTACTGAACGCGTTGCCACCGCCGCCGCTAAAGGAAGCCAAGGAGGAACAGAAGGAGAAGAAACAACCCTCGCCTCCGCCGGTGGGTCAACCGAAGATGGAAGCTCTTAATAAAACAACGCAACAGCACCCGCGCCAACACCAACGTCAATAG
- the Phr6-4 gene encoding (6-4)-photolyase isoform X2, which translates to MTGSRNSEMHPDAGIRGNGGKHTVHWFRKGLRLHDNPSLREGLAGASTFRCVFVLDPWFAGSTNVGINKWRFLLQCLEDLDCSLRKLNSRLFVIRGQPADALPKLFKEWGTTNLTFEEDPEPFGRVRDHNISALCKELGISVVQRVSHTLYKLDEIIEKNGGKPPLTYHQFQNVVASLDAPELPEETVTSACVGSAYTPLKEDHDDHYGVPTLEELGFDTEGLLPPVWVGGESEALARLLRHLERKAWVASFGRPKMTPQSLLPSQTGLSPYLRFGCLSTRLFYYQLTDLYKKIKKTDPPLSLHGQLLWREFFYCAATKNPNFDRMQGNPICVQIPWDKNVEALAKWANGQTGFPWIDAIMTQLREEGWIHHLARHAVACFLTRGDLWISWEEGMKQFFHCYCPVRFGRKADPNGDYIRRYLPVLKSFPTRYIHEPWNAPLSVQRAAKCIIGKDYSLPMVNHSKSSRINIERMKQVYQQLNKYRGNGASLKGETVGLLNALPPPPLKEAKEEQKEKKQPSPPPVGQPKMEALNKTTQQHPRQHQRQ; encoded by the exons ATGACGGGTAGCCGGAACAGCGAAATGCACCCGGACGCGGGCATACGCGGGAATGGCGGGAAGCACACGGTTCATTGGTTTCGCAAAGGTCTTCGGTTGCACGACAACCCGTCGCTGAGGGAGGGTCTTGCCGGGGCCTCCACGTTCCGGTGCGTGTTCGTCTTGGACCCGTGGTTCGCCGGAAGCACCAACGTCGGCATTAACAAGTGGAG GTTCCTGCTGCAATGCTTGGAGGACCTCGACTGCTCCCTGAGGAAATTGAATTCCAGACTGTTCGTGATACGGGGACAGCCGGCGGACGCTCTACCGAAATTGTTCAAGGAATGGGGCACGACCAACCTCACGTTCGAAGAGGATCCGGAGCCGTTCGGCCGCGTCCGGGACCATAACATCTCGGCACTTTGTAAGGAGCTTGGTATCTCGGTGGTCCAAAGGGTCTCCCATACTCTCTACAAGTTGGACGA GATCATCGAGAAGAACGGCGGGAAGCCACCGTTGACGTACCATCAGTTTCAGAATGTCGTCGCCAGCTTGGACGCTCCGGAGCTACCGGAGGAGACGGTCACGTCCGCCTGCGTCGGCTCGGCTTACACCCCTTTGAAGGAAGACCACGACGATCATTACGGCGTCCCGACGCTCGAGGAACTTG GCTTCGACACGGAGGGGCTTCTGCCGCCGGTCTGGGTCGGGGGCGAGAGCGAAGCGTTGGCTCGTCTGTTGCGGCACCTCGAGAGGAAGGCGTGGGTGGCTAGTTTCGGCAGGCCGAAGATGACCCCGCAGTCATTGTTACCCAGCCAAACTGGTCTCTCGCCCTACCTCCGATTCGGGTGCTTGAGCACCAGGCTGTTTTATTACCAGCTCACCGATCTCTACAAGAAG ATCAAGAAGACCGATCCGCCGCTTTCGCTGCACGGGCAGCTACTCTGGCGCGAGTTCTTCTATTGCGCGGCCACGAAGAATCCGAATTTCGATCGGATGCAGGGCAACCCGATCTGCGTGCAGATCCCCTGGGATAAAAACGTCGAGGCGCTCGCCAAGTGGGCAAAC GGCCAAACAGGATTCCCGTGGATCGATGCGATCATGACTCAGCTGCGGGAAGAAGGTTGGATCCATCACTTGGCTAGACACGCTGTCGCTTGCTTCTTAACCAGAGGCGACCTTTGGATCTCCTGGGAAGAGGGAATGAAG CAATTCTTCCACTGTTACTGCCCGGTGAGATTCGGCAGGAAGGCCGACCCGAATGGCGACTACATCAG ACGTTACTTGCCGGTTTTGAAAAGCTTTCCCACGAGGTACATCCACGAGCCGTGGAACGCGCCGCTCAGCGTGCAACGGGCCGCCAAGTGTATCATCGGCAAAGACTACTCGTTGCCGATGGTGAATCACAGCAAGAGCTCCAGGATCAACATCGAGAGAATGAAGCAGGTCTATCAGCAGTTGAACAAGTATCGTGGAAACG GAGCCTCCCTTAAAGGAGAGACAGTTG GTTTACTGAACGCGTTGCCACCGCCGCCGCTAAAGGAAGCCAAGGAGGAACAGAAGGAGAAGAAACAACCCTCGCCTCCGCCGGTGGGTCAACCGAAGATGGAAGCTCTTAATAAAACAACGCAACAGCACCCGCGCCAACACCAACGTCAATAG